The Argiope bruennichi chromosome 5, qqArgBrue1.1, whole genome shotgun sequence genome segment actttattttataagtgatagatagaaaaaaattatcaactttaaaaaaaaaacttattcatgTTTAACGAACTTTATCTACTCCAAGATAATAATCTCATCTTCATatccaattaatttaatatctacttTGGACGTCCATAATTTCATCTGATCAGTGTAACACTAAATGATTAAATACAAATAGGTCAGATTCAATTTATTGCCAAGATCTTcgtctcaaaataaaataaatatataaaaaacgtGAAGGTCtcatcaaaactttctcgcatactttctaataaatttgtcatgccagagaacgtcttacgTGGCATTGGCGAATTCGGTTAATAATTAcgaatattaaatacaaatgtaaaatacaaatataaaataataaatacaaaatattaatataaattgaatatattaatataatattaaatacaaaacgaataataaatgcaaattaaatacaaaggttaataattacgaaatattaacctttggcataaatttatcatttttctgaatctatcgtgtcattcttggcgagttatttcaCGATTAACAGTATCCCAAaaccaaatttgtgttttagacatgtttttctcaaataatgggaacaaaaattttgacataaaattatatttgtagtcacaaaatctcataacatacttgatatatttaagtcattgcgtttttctattatcgcgtttacttatttctgaaagtacaaactgacaaATCATCAACCCgtagttgaatttggctcaaaatttgatagatgtctactgcatagacgttaaatctgtgtacccaattttatctatttagctcacttcgttttgtaattatcgtgataacttatattcggacagccggacagacatacTTTCTTTAAACAGATTTTTCACTCAAACttcgatagaaatctaaaaatttggtgtaaagattatgtactaaatttcagCAGTCTTGCTGAAAACGTTTCTGAGTTATCCTtatcacagacaggcagacaattttcaaaaatgtgctctaaactacgtatacgagaaagtgaaaatgagTGTTTAAGGAGACGAGTCGAGGCATTATACACCGGAACCAAAAGAAATGAGAGAAAgcagtttgaaaaatttattttattaatctcgAAGCCAGGTGCCGTTCTCTTTCACATACATAAAGAAAGTCATTTCTTTAGGACACGTGGTCGTCAGGACCGGACCCTCGAGTTGGCCGGACAGTACTCTGCGTACTCTTCCCAGGAGCACCCTGCATTTCCGTGGCAGCATTCGTCGATGATGCCTCTCTTGACGAGGGCGTGGTGAGCAGCAGAGCGCTTTCGGCGACGCCCCAGGAAACGGTGAGCCTGCTGGTCATCCATAAAAGGCTCTGAAATTGAACAGTTTTTGTCACTAAGGTGAATATGAAACTGTGGTAGTTTGATTTATGTTTATTAGGCATTTGACCACTATGAgataatttattcatgaaataatattatatattgtgaaataaatcatGAGATAATTATCtcaataatatctaaattaatgGCAAAGCTCGATATATTAAgttcgataaaaaatatttttatttggaaggaTAAAAGATGTGGAAACTTTCTTGAGACTTCTATTGAATTggttgcagtttttttttataaatagaagagTATTTGGCAGCTGAAACGAGATCATTgtgttaaaatatgattaaatgagGCTAAACAGTTGTACATCTCAGACAGAGTAGGGAATTCTCCCAACGACATAGGTCTATGAGTATATAAGTATGACTTAGTGACTCATTACTGGATGGCAGGATTGATAAATTGTCAGGAGTCAATATTCTGTGACCTAATTACTCATGTACATAGACGCTGCTACTGTTGTATCATCTAGAATTGAAACATTGATTTCAGCCTAAATATTTTTGGCAGCTCTTTATATTGTTTACATATGCCTTGACCTACCGACCAGCAATTTTGCAGCTTTCCTAGTGACGCCACTGATGTCGCCTGTTTTACTGAAAAGATTAGGATAAGTTTCAGCAAGTGTTTCGTATTATgaaatttgttgtttatttaataattccaatGCATTTGTGATTGTTATTGAacaatatatagatagataggtAACTTCCAAAAGcgttaaaaaatacttaaaatatttcttactggTGGCATTGATTTCCAGCCCATTTCCCGAAATATgtgaaaaaatccaaaaataaagtATAGAAAAATCTCTGAAATAGTTAcattgatgaaaaaaatctataaactaTTGATGGTAATTCGTTGTAATAATATCATTGCTTCTGAAACTAAGTTAGATGATATAAATGGTTAAATTTCTGAAGACAAATAAAGACTAAAGTTAAAGTCTGATATCTATATTAGTTTTCTGCGCATGCTCTTTGGTTCATAAATAATGTGTGTTAAAAGTTATGAAAGAGTAAATTCCTATATTGACTTTTCTTTATCGATTCTAATTAATATGTCTAtaactcaaattaaataaaaataatcattttttatgagATAGCCATCTGGTTCTAAATTTTAGCCGAAGTATGTGAGATCAtgtctgtaaaaaaatttagttttatcaaGTGCACAAAGCAATCAGTTTTTCACTTCTGATAATTTTAGTACTTAAACATTAGTTTGTAGGTGGTTGTgatgcgtgaggatagaacctgggaccttgtggttctcagCTGAGTAACATAACCCCGATACAAAAGCAATGGCTTGTGAaacgtagttgttaactggtttataatctattcactacagactctccctccagtgagtcggaggtgagacgaacgatacggCTGTTGAAtgatgatgtattagctgttgattctaatgcgcctgtagtcatttgagtagcgccaagctgGCGAgcgtgagtggttgctgatgttgttgcgccaagtgagtctagcggctttgtgttgctgcgtcaagtgaatctgacgactttgagttgctgtgggtagatggcgccacaacagctatacgaaagttgaaggttcatcgtccgaggtcatcaATGTGACaaattgagatgcgcgaggatagtatctgggaccttgtggttcgcagcccagtaacatgaccacaatacaaaagcaattgctcgggtagcgtaactggcttataagctattcactacaagttCTTTTGGATATTATAATCGTGCGCTGGGTTTCCGTAGAACGATGACTTATTTTTACACCCTTGCTAAATTAAAGTGTGAGATAAAAGAAGTGTTTTATCTGCATTGATCATCAAACTTTCCGTATGGATGCATTGACATATATTACTAGGGGGAGAGGTgaccattattttttgaaaaagttcagTGAGATCTCAAGCTCTACATCTCAAATagagtaagaataatttttgcaattaaagaatgggaaaaaattattttgtatgcattattcatcaaattttccaTATGGACGCTTTCTTCAAAATGTGTAATGAGATCTAAAGCTCTGCATCTCCAATAAACGAGTTAGCATTGTTTTGAAGCAACATTTACCGATCAAAGAGTCGAATTTCTTACCAGAAATTTTCTTCTTCCTCTTAACAGCATAAATATCTTTCTGACAAACCCAATCCATGTGTATGAGGAGGTCATGGTAACATCTGCGGTGTCTTTCCGTGTGCCACACTGTTCGCCAGTCATCGTCGCTCCTGCGGGAAGAACGGCAGTTTCAACAAACACCattgaaaatttatcttattgAACTTTATGAGCCAAGAACGTAAGTAGGAAGTTGATGTGTAGGAAGAATTTACACGAAAAACTTaactcttataatttttttttaacttttagatttttttttatatatacaaaatatgctAAGAGAAAGGATAGTAGAcctcaaataatttcattttggtaTTCTGAATTATAGCATCGTTTCAGCCCGCTTTCAATCCCCCCCAAAAActcattttttcaaatcaaaattttgaaccattgCCATTtctcattcaataaaattttttgtcactAAGCCATTTCCATTTcccattcaataaaattttttgtcactAAGCCATTGCCATTTcccattcaataaaattttttgtcattaagCCATTGCCATTTCccattcaataaaagtttttgtcACTAAGCCATTGCCATTTCccattcaataaaatcttttgccATTGAGTCATTGTCATTTCccattcaataaaatctttatcgTTGCACATAACAGCTAAAAAAATATAGTGATCCTTATGGATGCCAGTCGAAAGCCAGCCTATCCTAGAACAGGCCTCGGCTAACATATTTCAAAAGCAAGTTCAAAAGTCACCGATGTGTTTAAGTGGAAATATACAAGCAACTGAAAGGAAGAACATTTCGACTggtttattaatgtttaattaaatttgcttaaaaaaaactttttcttaaaatattttcttgtaaacgttacataaaaaattgaaaatcttataaagcatatataatttaacaaacatttgtgttattttaaaaaaagatgactgtttatgaattattaaaaaaatgaaagctaattttattataagaaatgaaattagaaatgctttctacatatttaatatacaaaaagattttacgatgtattcttttaattatagacaaagtttttaacaatagatagctaattttaaataaaacaatacattgattttttttatccggtTAACTCgcatcatacaaaaaaaaaaagtgtttcgaTCATATAGACGTATTTTAGCATTGGTAATTATTTTTGGaaaggttttcttttcttttctttatctaaattttttctttttggtagAATGATTTATATAGCAGATTTTATCATACAAAAAATGTGTTAGGATCATATAGACGCATTTCTGCATTGGTAATTGTTTTCTGGAAATGTTTCCTTTTTGAGGAATGATTTATATAGCAGGGAAATGTTTGcggttttcaaaataaatttgttcttaatGAAAAACCAAAAACAGAATTTCGtcttcaataatttaaacaatgGCAAATTAGCCATAGTAAATGCCACAactatttaacaatataaaataaagaacgattttttacaattaatgaagaagagacaaaaaaaaaaacaattcttactaaattttattcagcaatttaaaaaaaaatacttttatcaaaatcaatgaccacgaaattttaatttggaattttgatagctataatgagaaaaaaatttcccAGAATACTTTAGcattattttcatgcaaaaaaaactATGTACCtggctttgaaaatattttcccaGACAGGGTCTATTTCCATTTCTGCGGCTAGAGCTAGCCAGATAACGCATAAAATAACGCTACTGCGCAGCGATACC includes the following:
- the LOC129969391 gene encoding probable insulin-like peptide 7; translation: MISHRSGTMGSTSLVSLRSSVILCVIWLALAAEMEIDPVWENIFKARSDDDWRTVWHTERHRRCYHDLLIHMDWVCQKDIYAVKRKKKISEPFMDDQQAHRFLGRRRKRSAAHHALVKRGIIDECCHGNAGCSWEEYAEYCPANSRVRS